In a single window of the Gammaproteobacteria bacterium genome:
- a CDS encoding pilus assembly protein PilP: MPANAHKPIGRFSILLKSGLRLLLLTGFVFVAGCGNNMSDLQQWVAKVKAEKHAKIEPIPEIKPQVTFKYPQHTRDPFDSSVLLSNKQAKSDSSIKIDKNRTPEYLESFPLSTLKMVGTIQEKGLLWALIQTPDGTIQRVTTGNYMGEHDGKILRISSNAIYLREIVPDGFGGFKERQTKVAISGQ, from the coding sequence ATGCCTGCCAATGCCCACAAGCCGATTGGACGCTTCTCAATCCTGCTAAAAAGCGGCTTGCGCCTGTTGCTGCTCACCGGTTTTGTTTTTGTTGCCGGTTGTGGCAATAACATGTCCGACCTGCAGCAATGGGTTGCCAAGGTCAAGGCCGAAAAGCATGCCAAGATTGAACCCATCCCTGAGATCAAGCCGCAGGTCACGTTCAAGTACCCGCAACATACACGCGACCCCTTCGATTCAAGTGTCCTGTTGTCGAACAAGCAGGCAAAATCGGACAGCAGCATAAAAATCGACAAAAACCGCACGCCGGAATATCTCGAAAGCTTCCCACTCTCCACGTTAAAGATGGTGGGTACTATTCAGGAAAAGGGCCTGCTCTGGGCGCTCATTCAAACCCCTGACGGCACTATTCAACGCGTCACGACAGGCAATTATATGGGCGAACATGACGGCAAGATTCTTCGCATTTCAAGTAATGCAATCTATTTGCGTGAGATCGTTCCAGATGGTTTTGGCGGTTTTAAAGAACGTCAGACCAAAGTAGCGATCAGCGGTCAATAA